One segment of Panicum virgatum strain AP13 chromosome 3K, P.virgatum_v5, whole genome shotgun sequence DNA contains the following:
- the LOC120697742 gene encoding protein RADIALIS-like 3, with protein MASLSMTSSSVRAQWTKKQNKLFEQALAVYDKDTPDRWHNIARAVGGKSAEEVRRYYEMLEEDVKHIESGKVPLPAYRCPGGAGAGALGYEADRMKHLKI; from the exons ATGGCGTCGCTGTCGATGACCAGCAGCTCGGTGCGGGCGCAGTGGACGAAGAAGCAGAACAAGCTCTTCGAGCAGGCGTTGGCCGTGTACGACAAGGACACCCCCGACCGGTGGCACAACATCGCCCGCGCCGTCGGCGGCAAGTCCGCCGAGGAGGTCAGGCGCTACTACGAGATGCTGGAGGAGGATGTCAAGCACATCGAGTCCGGCAAGGTGCCCCTCCCCGCCTACCGctgccccggcggcgccggcgccggcgccctcggCTACGAGGCCGACAG GATGAAGCATCTGAAGATCTAG
- the LOC120697743 gene encoding zinc-finger homeodomain protein 6-like: MEFRGQEEPAEGMGASSAPPVAPSRAAPAPGNHAAPPEVARYHECLRNHAVALGGHVVDGCGEFMPGAGAGDDALKCAACGCHRSFHRKDDGQRRQLLLPAPAPAPPVTPTAPRVPLLLPPPHPYAAASHPNYAPPPPPFPYHGTPSGRGGTTTESSSEERGPPPAHAAAAQGHLRRKRFRTKFTPEQKEQMLAFAERLGWRMQQDEALVQQFCEQVGVRRQVFKVWMHNNKHTGSGSRRQLQLPPQEQQSQQQPRQQ, encoded by the coding sequence ATGGAATTTAGGGGCCAGGAGGAACCCGCCGAGGGGATGGGCgccagctccgcgccgccggtcgCGCCCAGCagggccgcccccgccccgggGAACCACGCGGCGCCCCCCGAGGTGGCGCGGTACCACGAGTGCCTGCGCAACCACGCGGTGGCGCTGGGTGGGCATGTCGTCGACGGCTGCGGGGAGTTCatgcccggcgccggcgccggggacgaCGCGCTCAAGTGCGCCGCCTGCGGCTGCCACCGCAGCTTCCACCGCAAGGACGACGGCCAGCGGCGCCAGCTGCTGCtcccggcgcccgcgcccgcgccgccggtgaCGCCGACGGCCCCGCGCGTCCCgctcctcctgccgccgccccacccctacgccgccgccagccaccccaactacgcgccgccgccgccgccgttcccgtACCACGGCACGCCCAGCGGCAGAGGCGGCACCACGACGGAGTCGTCCAGCGAGGagcgcgggccgccgcccgcgcacgctGCCGCGGCGCAGGGGCACCTGCGGCGGAAGCGGTTCCGGACCAAGTTCACGCCGGAGCAGAAGGAGCAGATGCTAGCGTTCGCGGAGCGGCTGGGGTGGCGGATGCAGCAGGACGAGGCGCTGGTGCAGCAGTTCTGCGAGCAGGTCGGCGTGCGGCGCCAGGTCTTCAAGGTGTGGATGCACaacaacaagcacaccggcagcggcagcaggaggCAGCTGCAGCTGCCGCCGCAGGAGCAACAATCCCAACAGCAGCCGCgccagcagtag